Part of the Phaeodactylum tricornutum CCAP 1055/1 chromosome 5, whole genome shotgun sequence genome is shown below.
TCGAGTTCTTGGTGATTGTTTGCGCGGATCTCCAGCTCTACACAGCTCGCTTCCTCACACACCTGCAATACGGAGCCAAGCCGCCCTAGCAATTGCACAATGGCAAAACAACAAGGCTCCACCGTCAAAGGATTCAGTGGATGCAGACAGCTGGATAGGGATCAATTTACTATTGCACTACTTCCGTGAGCGGTTCTACAGCAACTCAATCATCATGCCAACTAAGTTCTCTCGCCTCGCGTTGAAGAAAAGTGATGTTGAAATGAATCAAGCTGCAGCTGCGAACGAGAGCGCGGGTGCGAATCAACCTACGTTTGACGATGCCTACGAATACCTCGACATACTTGAAGCCGGAGAGGAGCGAGCGGCAGCCTTGGAAGACGCCGATCAGGTTGAAATagaggaagatgaagagtACAGGGTTCGATCAGCTGTTGTTACTGCGATTGCTTGTACCCGAGCTAAAGACGGTCTTACTCCGTCAATTGCGGTTGAATTCTTGGAGACAGTGCTGGAAGCAGAGGATGCATCAGTCGTTGGCCATCTGATTTATCCTGACGAAGAGTTGATGATTGAAAAGAATTTTCGAACGAAGAAGTACAAAACCGAGCTAAATGCGGACGATATAGAGGTTTCTACCAGCAATTACATATCCACTCCATCTCTGTCCTTTGTCTCGAGTGCAATGATTGCCGATGCACTCCTTGCAATGTGCCACATCAATGCTTCCCCTACTGTCTACACTGACCCAGCAACAGGGGGAAAAGTTGTTTCTTCTGGCCCTCATCCTGTATCCAAGCTTATTAAAATTGCAAGAGAATGGCTCGACTGGGAGAATTATAGGGAGAGCATCCGGAATGAACTAGCAATGGAAGACCGATCTGGCATTTCTGGAAACTGCTACGACAATATCGCAGCTTGCGCTGTTACTGCCCTTTCGACGCTGGCGATTCTTCGTCAGAGCACAACAGAAGGTGAACGGACCGTAAGCTCCCGTAATATTGGGAACGGAGAGAAAAACTCAGAAAGAAAGACAGAGGACATCGCCACAGCAAAATTTTACGTTGCCATGTTTGACGAGCACCCAGTCCACAATGACCCAACTCGAGCTGCCTGTGCACAGGCGATGTCGTGCATATGCTGTGCCACGGATAGGTTTGAGGATGAAAAGAAGCCTCCACTGGGTCTCCTCTCAGCTCTTGAGTTTCTTCTAGATCGAGTACTAGGTGAGTCGATTTATCTGTTGGAGCGGTTTCAATAGCGGTTTGCAGACCAATGAAGTTTATGTCGTTGGATGGCTCTTACATGATCTCTTACTTCCTGAACAAGACGATGAGGTCTCACCCTGTCTTAAACAGACGTTATGTTTAATTATGATGGATGCGTGTACCGGAAAAGTTTCGTCTATGCAGCGCGTAGGTGTAATTGGAGGTAGAAACGATCTCTTCGTAACGGCTGCCCGATATTTCAATGGGCCGTTGGGAGCAAGCCAAGGCAACGACAATGGAAGTGCGCTTCTAACTTCCGTCTCACCGTCGTCCTCTCCAGCAGCGAGCGCAGTTAACGATGGTGCGCGGAGAGGTCTGCGTCTTTTGAGTCGGGCCGGCCATCCGAGAGAAGCGTTGGGAGAGGAGATTGTTGTAAGAGTTGCTCGCTTTGCCACGCGACTTTGGCGAACAATCAATGGAGAGCCTGCTGAGGCACTGACCAGCGGTATCGTCCGATTGGGTCCTTCCCTGGGCGTATGCGCCTACGACGGCGCCTTGCGGTGCACACTTTTGTCGTTGTGGCAGTGGATATGGCCGCGCGGCTGCTTCGCAGTCCTGCAGGTCCAGGCTTGGAAGGCACACGAAGGGACGGACCGCTATTTTGGTCTCGGGGCACATCACGTAATGAAGATTACCGAAGATGAGAAGGTTGCCGCCAcagaggaggaggaagcaTTGTCCGAGTTAAACAAGATAGTCAGTACTGAATTGGACCGTCAAGCATGGCGTGGTGAAATGTCTCGCAAGGCTTACGACATCTATAAATCTTCCAAAGGTACAGTCCATGACGTTGGGGCCTCTGAACAGGGCATCGGCCAACCTTTACCTCCAATTCAAAGGGATGCTGCATTTAAGCAAGGCGGCTGGGTTTCTTCTGCTGCCCAGCAACGACGTGCATTGGCCCTGGATGGAGGAACTGCCGTGACAAAGTTGAGGTTGACCGTGAAAAGTGGATAGGGGTAGTGTAGCCGGTTGGCTCCAAAGCTATTTTCATCACGGTTGCGAATCTGCAAATTCATGGACTTGACGCCTATCTTCTAATAGTAGCGCAGCAAATGCGTACCCCAACGCGGCCAGCGTCAATCCCGGGGGTACAGAAATAGGACTAGCCATAATTGACGCATCACAAATACGTACACCCCCAACATCCCGTAGGCGCAGTTGCCAATCGGTCACCCAGTTCGTCTCTTGCTGGTTTCGTTGAATAGCACAGGTACCGTGCCAGTGGAAATACGGTTGACATGTCGCTAGGGCGAAGCGTTCGAACCATCGCTTATGCACCAACCCATTCGGAGGAAGTGAAAGCCCCCCTATCAGTTGGCTGACTAGAGCAGTACAGGTCACCCAGCCAACCCGGGCGACCGCCACGTCGTCTGGATCCCGAAGGTAGGGCAGCTCTATTTGGATGTCTAGATTACGTCTCTGAACACCCTCTGCTGATGGTGGGGAAGTGAGCGTTGAACGAGTCCGTGCGAGTGTAACAGTGATTTTTCCAGTCGAAGCGGGGTTCATGTGAAAAATTCCCACTGTCGTGACACAGGACCGGAGCAACCAGTACATTGGGGTGTAAGCGATGACGCACTGCAAAAGTACGCGCAGAGCATGGAGTAGCCAAGATTGGATGCACCCAACGACGGGCCACGCCCTCGAACCACGAAGCACGTTAGTGACAACGTAGGGTAGTACGTCGGAATAGACCGCAGCGTCCATCACGACAATTTGAAATTGTGCTTGGTGAACGGCCAATTGCCATATGGCTTCGACGCCATTCAGCGACAGCGTGGGTTTCCAGCACGGCCAAGTGACGTAGACTCGGGGGATAAGAACATGATCGCGCAAGTTGTGGCCGACGGCTCCTCGATAATGTTCCGAGACGGTCGAAGGAATTCCAGCAGCGGCCAGATCGTTCCTCTGACCCACGCCGGACGCCAAGAGTAGGACGGGAGTTTCTATCGCCCCGGCACACAAGATAATTTCTCGACGAGCGTACAAGATCTGGAGTATACCATTTCGCTCGCACACAACTCCGCTGACTCTCAATGACGATTTGTCAATGTTCTGTTTTTCGTCGAAGAGCAACCGTTGGGCTTGCCATCCGTCAAACCAATGTAGCTTGGGGGCCCGTGAGGAATTGCGGGAGAGCAGCGGAGCTACCAACGCTTGGTAGTAGTTGCAGCGTTCTATGTGTGTCCCGTTATTTCGTGCCAAGCAGGGAAGAATAGTTCGGAGCGATGGAACGTTCGTGGCGTTGATAGCTTCGTCACCGGCGACGACGCTCCCTTGACCGTCACGCAGTCGCGGTCGCGCCGTATCGGAATCGTGGACACATCCGTGACGACGAAGCGTCTTTTGGACGTATTGTAGGGCTTGCGGGAGCCGTGTATCCCATGGAGCGGGCCAGGCGGCCAAGTCGTCACGGGTGGGGGCTAGACAGAGTCCAGCGTGAACGTTGGAAGTGCCACCCCTCCCCCGCCCTACCGGCACGTCCAAGACTCGTCCCGACCGAGTCGTTCCGTGGTAGACGTTCGTGACGCTCGAGGTTTCGTCGTGTGCGGCGCGGTACCAGTGACGGAGGTCACGGACGATCCGGTGGGGTTGGGAATGTGGGGAGAATGCACCGTGATCCACAATGGCGATCGAGAGGAGGCCAATCGACTGGTGCTCCGCGGCGTCGAGGAGGCCGAGCAAGAGTCCCATGGCCGACGGACCCGCCCCTACGATTACATAATCAAACGAATgcgtcgccgacgacgaggaagagtACGACGATGTGGAAGTCATGAATACTCTGGTGGTTGGTCGCCCACAAAGGCTGGTAGGTCCAAAGCCCCCCGCCGTGTTGATATATTCCGGCCGTACCACACCTGGGACGAGCTCATTTTGTGAGCTAATgtaactaactgtaaccgTAACAACAAGAAAGCCCTCGATAAGAGTAAGATACCAAGAACGAGGGACGGTAGACGGATGTCACTAGGACAGACATCCAATACTCGTTTGGACGGGTCACGTGGAACTCATTCACTGCCGCGTGGAATTTGGCACACTCCTTTCCTCTCACGGTCAACACAGGAGTAATTCGTACAGCTCTGGCCACTAGCTCTGTGTGTATCCGTTTATCTACTCATCATCAATTgcgagagagagagagagaaacCTACGCAAACACACACCAAAGAAAGACTTCCGGGAGCTTTGGACCCTGTTTCCCCCACAACACCCACAGTCATCCCAGATATTCACAAAAACTTGCGCACATACGTTCTGCACGCACACCATGTCGAAAATGACGGGAAACGGTTCGCCAGCGCGGATCTTTTGGGTGTGGACGATACTGACATTTATGCTGGCTGATTGGTTTGGCCTCGACGGAACCGTCCCATTTGGACGGGTCGCGGCTCGTGAGATCGTCGCTACCCGGGAATGGACTCTTCTCAGGGAGAACGACACAGTCGCCGCCGGGATGCACGTGCGCATGGACTTGTCGACGGGCGAAAAATGGGTCAAACTccccgacgaggacgacaacgacgagaacaacgccgctgccgccgtcgaGATCCAACCCAACGACGGAGCGGAGGTCTCGTTCACGGCGCAACACCAAACGTCACCGACTGATCCGCAAGCGGAGCAGCAGTCAATCCACGCGTACGACTTTGTCAAAATGCACGAGACACTGACGAGTCTTCCGGAAGACGAGCAAGCACGCATGGGTGGGATCCCGGCTTTGCCTGGTTCCACCCTTTCGTCCCTCACTCCGGAACAACGAGAAGCTTTCGCCACGCGCATGGCACAACTGTGGGAAGAGCGACAAGCTGAGCTCCGGGAATTCCAGGCCGAGTTCGAGGCGGATTTACCAGCCATTCTCCGTACCCGGATTGCCCAACTCCAAGACTACCTGCGCGATCCAAGCGCGGACGCCCTCGATCCGTCCCAGTCGATCATAGTGTCCGTTTTGcgcgatttggaagaccaaCTCGTCGACTTGGATATGGCCCGTGATTTTCACACACTCGGCGGTTGGCCTGTACTAGTCGCCCTCGTCACGGACGACGCGCACCAACCGCCATTCTGGCAACAAAGCCCGAATCAAACCGACACGTCGACCGAGACTGCCTCGCACGTTCGCTCTATCCAAGCGCACGCGGCCTGGGTTTTGGGCACCGCGGTCAAGAACACCGGGGAATTCGCACCCTGGGCGCTTGAGGAACTGACGCTCGGCAACGAAT
Proteins encoded:
- a CDS encoding predicted protein, with the protein product MTSTSSYSSSSSATHSFDYVIVGAGPSAMGLLLGLLDAAEHQSIGLLSIAIVDHGAFSPHSQPHRIVRDLRHWYRAAHDETSSVTNVYHGTTRSGRVLDVPVGRGRGGTSNVHAGLCLAPTRDDLAAWPAPWDTRLPQALQYVQKTLRRHGCVHDSDTARPRLRDGQGSVVAGDEAINATNVPSLRTILPCLARNNGTHIERCNYYQALVAPLLSRNSSRAPKLHWFDGWQAQRLLFDEKQNIDKSSLRVSGVVCERNGILQILYARREIILCAGAIETPVLLLASGVGQRNDLAAAGIPSTVSEHYRGAVGHNLRDHVLIPRVYVTWPCWKPTLSLNGVEAIWQLAVHQAQFQIVVMDAAVYSDVLPYVVTNVLRGSRAWPVVGCIQSWLLHALRVLLQCVIAYTPMYWLLRSCVTTVGIFHMNPASTGKITVTLARTRSTLTSPPSAEGVQRRNLDIQIELPYLRDPDDVAVARVGWVTCTALVSQLIGGLSLPPNGLVHKRWFERFALATCQPYFHWHGTCAIQRNQQETNWVTDWQLRLRDVGGVRICDASIMASPISVPPGLTLAALGYAFAALLLEDRRQVHEFADSQP
- a CDS encoding predicted protein, whose amino-acid sequence is MSKMTGNGSPARIFWVWTILTFMLADWFGLDGTVPFGRVAAREIVATREWTLLRENDTVAAGMHVRMDLSTGEKWVKLPDEDDNDENNAAAAVEIQPNDGAEVSFTAQHQTSPTDPQAEQQSIHAYDFVKMHETLTSLPEDEQARMGGIPALPGSTLSSLTPEQREAFATRMAQLWEERQAELREFQAEFEADLPAILRTRIAQLQDYLRDPSADALDPSQSIIVSVLRDLEDQLVDLDMARDFHTLGGWPVLVALVTDDAHQPPFWQQSPNQTDTSTETASHVRSIQAHAAWVLGTAVKNTGEFAPWALEELTLGNESSIARQTIATTSTLRVVLDQFLASTLPQETSPALEQLQVKTLYALGSLLRGNALAQARFLRDYHGPDQLASRVNTLLATGDVRGVSRHTTKLTNRLMALATDLLAEANAVTSQPEHASAEPQSKQRFLSDELITSFTTQPWCSSLLTALEQPPLQETALTVVVALAAHCDWDDLRLVEEVLVDIRAKCHGKDTGDNASPEDSFHEERASLASEALQLLRARQ